Proteins found in one Oligoflexia bacterium genomic segment:
- a CDS encoding tetratricopeptide repeat protein, translating to MEKLTKQDLKSPDVFQSSASRFTELAYKFRAPFVGALSLLLLAGLGWAGYSTFRDHQEGKAQEILFNAQSKLKTTEENFIKATTPQVPLKDPKTGKLLPVVQNNLVKASGNLEADYKDSLPLYKDVIQKYPSSQAAVLASLDLGHLYSQHKKYDEASNVLQGAVKNARHPVTKGLALDQLGGSLEAKGDCSAAISQWEKVEKDKDLQFLHGSSLIKMGLCYEKLNQNDKAEQTYRRAETSTTDAEAARTAKKYLRVLKRS from the coding sequence GTGGAAAAATTAACTAAACAAGATCTCAAATCTCCTGACGTATTTCAATCTAGCGCAAGTCGTTTTACAGAACTAGCTTATAAATTTCGAGCCCCTTTTGTCGGAGCCCTTTCATTGTTGTTGTTAGCAGGCCTGGGCTGGGCTGGCTACAGCACCTTTCGCGATCATCAAGAAGGCAAAGCCCAAGAAATTCTTTTCAATGCTCAAAGTAAACTCAAAACCACCGAAGAAAATTTCATTAAAGCCACCACACCACAAGTACCCCTGAAAGATCCGAAAACTGGAAAGCTATTACCCGTAGTACAAAATAATTTAGTTAAAGCTTCTGGAAATTTAGAAGCCGACTACAAAGATTCTCTCCCCCTTTATAAAGATGTCATTCAAAAATATCCGTCAAGCCAAGCTGCAGTTTTAGCCTCACTTGATCTAGGGCATCTTTACTCACAACATAAAAAATATGACGAAGCCTCAAATGTACTTCAAGGTGCTGTGAAAAATGCTCGTCACCCAGTTACCAAAGGCTTAGCACTTGATCAATTAGGCGGATCCCTTGAGGCAAAAGGGGATTGCAGTGCTGCCATTTCGCAGTGGGAAAAAGTTGAAAAAGATAAAGACCTTCAGTTTTTACACGGCTCTTCATTAATTAAAATGGGACTCTGCTATGAAAAATTAAACCAAAACGACAAAGCAGAACAAACCTACCGCCGAGCAGAAACATCAACGACCGATGCAGAAGCCGCACGAACAGCAAAAAAGTATTTACGCGTTTTGAAACGGAGCTGA